The Methanobacterium lacus genome includes a region encoding these proteins:
- a CDS encoding 2-oxoacid:ferredoxin oxidoreductase subunit gamma produces the protein MRKDIRIAGFGGQGIILAGIVIGKAAALHDNIFAVQTQSYGPEARGGASRTEVVVSDEDVDYPKVQRPDIFVAMSHTALIAYLDDLKDGGTLIVDPDMITMDEIMPFVKEHNIQLYTAPATRTAAEEIGIRIVANIVMIGAIVEITKVVTEEAARAAIAESVPPGTEDKNLAAFDAGVKLAN, from the coding sequence ATGCGTAAAGATATTAGAATAGCAGGATTTGGTGGTCAAGGAATTATTTTGGCCGGAATTGTAATTGGAAAGGCTGCTGCTCTTCACGATAACATATTTGCAGTTCAAACACAATCTTACGGTCCAGAAGCTCGTGGTGGTGCTTCCAGGACAGAAGTAGTGGTAAGTGATGAAGATGTGGACTATCCTAAGGTTCAAAGACCAGATATATTTGTTGCAATGTCACACACAGCTTTAATAGCTTACTTGGATGATTTAAAGGATGGTGGAACTTTAATAGTTGATCCAGACATGATAACCATGGATGAGATAATGCCTTTTGTTAAAGAACACAATATCCAACTTTACACTGCACCAGCAACTCGAACAGCGGCAGAGGAAATTGGAATAAGGATTGTTGCAAATATAGTTATGATAGGGGCAATCGTCGAGATAACCAAGGTTGTAACTGAGGAAGCTGCAAGGGCTGCAATAGCTGAAAGTGTTCCTCCAGGAACAGAGGATAAAAATCTCGCAGCATTCGATGCAGGCGTAAAACTTGCAAATTAG
- a CDS encoding DUF1002 domain-containing protein translates to MKKYLVGFIFVLMILSPIYAATGFAITYGETTYGNSNWKNSMDTYFQTKTTKNVSDAATKVVTASEVNAISSNITGKTYPASQIYSCAMVDLSYNKGINVSVDTSKITVVTPKMYENALKSTGISNGYVVVSSPVSASGEAALAGVLRSYEIAVGTPIPDQAKKAATQELYTETQIANQTGQNPDQISNLFSNVTDQIQAQNITDTNQILVIVNNVAATMNINLTQDQAQQIANSLADSQNAQASLTDFKKQLQNVSNQASQSGGILDQIMSFVQGIINYVSNLISDSQVAHKF, encoded by the coding sequence ATGAAAAAGTATTTAGTTGGATTTATATTTGTGTTGATGATTCTGAGTCCTATTTACGCTGCAACTGGATTTGCAATAACCTATGGAGAAACTACCTATGGCAATTCCAATTGGAAAAATTCTATGGACACTTATTTCCAAACAAAAACCACTAAAAACGTTTCAGATGCTGCAACAAAGGTTGTTACTGCATCTGAAGTTAACGCAATTTCCTCAAATATCACAGGGAAAACCTATCCAGCCAGCCAGATCTATTCGTGTGCCATGGTGGATCTGAGTTACAACAAAGGAATTAATGTTTCGGTAGATACCAGTAAAATAACTGTGGTAACCCCAAAAATGTATGAAAATGCTTTAAAATCAACAGGAATCAGTAATGGTTACGTGGTTGTTTCGTCCCCAGTATCTGCATCCGGAGAAGCAGCACTGGCCGGTGTTTTAAGATCCTATGAAATTGCGGTGGGAACACCAATTCCTGACCAGGCTAAAAAAGCAGCTACACAAGAGTTGTACACCGAAACTCAGATAGCAAACCAAACTGGACAAAATCCAGATCAGATCTCAAATCTGTTTTCAAATGTGACTGATCAGATTCAGGCACAGAATATTACAGACACCAATCAGATTTTGGTAATAGTGAACAATGTGGCTGCAACTATGAATATCAATCTAACACAGGATCAAGCACAGCAAATAGCTAACAGTTTAGCAGATTCACAGAATGCACAGGCTAGTTTAACTGACTTTAAAAAACAACTCCAGAATGTGAGTAATCAGGCATCCCAGTCCGGAGGAATTTTGGATCAGATCATGAGTTTTGTTCAAGGCATAATCAACTACGTAAGTAATCTGATCTCGGACAGTCAAGTGGCTCATAAATTTTGA
- the twy1 gene encoding 4-demethylwyosine synthase TYW1 has product MKTSLNEGEIKALEKKGYRFAGKYKHAAAKVCHWTKKSLVDEGVCYKEKFYGIQSHRCLQMSPSIPFCHQKCSFCWRDTSITKTEWNEEFDDAKTVIDDCVEAQRNLLCGFFGNARVNKKKIKEAQDPKNAAISLAGEPMLYPDINELISEFNRRNFTTFLVTNGMTPEKLENLDDEPTQLYISLDAPNKTLYNEVCQPQINGGWELLNKSLELMKSFNSRTVIRTTCVKDLNMQLPEEYAKIITKTDPDFIEIKAYMFVGSSRDRLTFDNMPSNKEVLEFAESIAALCGRKVKDHAHESRVVLIE; this is encoded by the coding sequence ATGAAAACATCACTCAATGAAGGAGAAATTAAGGCCCTTGAAAAGAAAGGATACAGGTTTGCAGGCAAATACAAACATGCCGCTGCAAAGGTATGTCACTGGACTAAAAAGAGTTTGGTAGACGAAGGGGTGTGTTACAAAGAAAAATTTTACGGTATCCAAAGTCACAGATGTCTTCAGATGTCTCCCAGCATTCCATTTTGCCATCAAAAATGTTCATTCTGTTGGAGAGATACCTCAATCACAAAAACAGAATGGAATGAAGAGTTTGATGATGCAAAAACCGTAATTGATGATTGTGTGGAAGCACAGCGCAATCTTCTATGCGGTTTCTTCGGCAACGCACGTGTTAACAAGAAAAAGATTAAAGAAGCTCAGGATCCTAAAAATGCAGCCATATCCTTGGCTGGCGAACCTATGCTCTACCCAGATATCAATGAATTGATCTCGGAATTCAACAGAAGAAACTTCACAACTTTTCTCGTGACCAATGGAATGACACCTGAAAAACTGGAAAATCTTGATGATGAACCAACACAACTTTATATTTCCTTGGATGCTCCAAACAAAACTCTTTACAACGAAGTGTGTCAGCCCCAAATAAACGGAGGATGGGAACTTTTAAACAAGTCCTTAGAACTCATGAAGAGCTTCAATTCCAGAACAGTGATTAGAACAACTTGTGTGAAAGATCTGAATATGCAGCTGCCTGAAGAGTATGCTAAAATAATAACGAAAACTGATCCAGACTTCATAGAAATTAAGGCATACATGTTCGTTGGAAGTTCAAGGGATAGATTAACATTTGACAACATGCCCTCTAACAAGGAAGTTTTGGAGTTTGCAGAATCCATCGCCGCCCTTTGTGGTAGAAAAGTTAAAGACCATGCCCATGAAAGTAGGGTGGTACTAATAGAATGA
- the tpiA gene encoding triose-phosphate isomerase, giving the protein MNNTKRTPIVILNFKTYLESTGINAVNLATASEMVAEETGINMVVAPQSSDIYQLSNKVNIPVFAQHIDAVDAGGHTGSTLIECVKEAGADGSLINHSEQRMKLADIDVAVKKLAQKNMVSVLCTNNIETSAAVATLKPDFVAIEPPELIGSGIPVSKAEPEIVEGTVEVIHKIDPEISVLCGAGISTGDDMKAAMDLGADGVLLASGIIKADDPKEALLNLVSKI; this is encoded by the coding sequence ATGAATAATACCAAGAGAACTCCAATAGTAATCTTAAATTTCAAAACGTATCTAGAATCAACTGGAATAAATGCTGTCAACCTTGCAACAGCTTCTGAGATGGTTGCAGAAGAAACAGGTATCAACATGGTGGTTGCACCACAAAGTTCAGACATATACCAATTGTCTAACAAAGTTAACATACCTGTTTTTGCCCAGCACATCGATGCTGTGGATGCAGGTGGCCATACAGGAAGCACACTCATTGAATGTGTTAAAGAGGCCGGAGCAGATGGAAGTTTAATAAATCATTCTGAACAGAGAATGAAACTTGCTGATATTGATGTTGCAGTGAAAAAGCTTGCCCAAAAAAACATGGTTAGTGTGCTGTGCACAAACAATATCGAAACCAGTGCAGCAGTGGCCACATTGAAACCTGATTTTGTTGCCATCGAACCTCCGGAACTCATAGGATCAGGAATTCCAGTCTCCAAGGCCGAACCTGAAATTGTTGAGGGTACTGTAGAAGTAATCCACAAAATAGATCCAGAAATAAGTGTTCTTTGTGGAGCAGGAATATCAACGGGAGACGATATGAAGGCAGCAATGGATCTGGGTGCAGACGGTGTTTTACTCGCATCTGGAATTATCAAGGCCGATGATCCTAAAGAAGCCCTACTCAACCTTGTAAGCAAGATATAA
- a CDS encoding 2-oxoacid:ferredoxin oxidoreductase subunit beta, with translation MDKTNQNRFMKYLRTERLPNIFCPGCGNGTVMNTFFNALELADMDFDNIALVSGIGCSSRVPGYVDCDSLHTTHGRPITFATGLKLANPDLDVVVFTGDGDAAAIGGNHLIHGSRRNIDITVICINNSIYGMTGGQISPTSPTGSYGSTAPYGALETPFNLSKLTKAAGATYVARWTTAHPVQLSNAIKKGLKNKGFSFIEAISQCPTYFGRKNKMKTAVDMMHWMKDQSVLKRKADKMDPSELEDKLIIGEFVNKTAPEYTEKFCELLEDNCESGKPSSVRSAYRVD, from the coding sequence ATGGATAAAACGAATCAAAATCGTTTTATGAAATATCTGAGAACAGAAAGACTTCCCAACATATTCTGTCCAGGATGTGGAAATGGGACAGTAATGAATACATTTTTTAATGCTCTCGAACTGGCAGATATGGATTTTGACAATATAGCCTTGGTATCTGGAATAGGCTGTTCATCAAGAGTTCCGGGATACGTGGACTGTGATTCACTTCACACAACCCATGGAAGGCCAATTACCTTTGCAACCGGATTAAAACTAGCAAATCCTGATCTGGATGTGGTGGTGTTTACAGGTGACGGCGATGCTGCGGCAATTGGTGGAAACCATTTGATACATGGATCAAGAAGGAACATTGACATAACTGTCATATGCATAAATAACAGCATATATGGAATGACCGGTGGCCAAATCAGTCCTACATCACCAACAGGAAGTTATGGTAGTACTGCTCCATACGGGGCACTTGAAACTCCATTCAATCTCTCAAAACTCACTAAAGCAGCTGGTGCAACCTACGTTGCCAGATGGACAACAGCACATCCTGTTCAACTTTCTAATGCAATTAAGAAGGGTCTTAAGAACAAGGGATTCTCATTCATAGAAGCAATTTCACAGTGTCCAACTTACTTCGGACGAAAAAATAAGATGAAAACTGCGGTTGACATGATGCACTGGATGAAGGATCAGAGTGTTTTGAAACGTAAAGCAGATAAAATGGATCCATCAGAACTAGAGGATAAACTTATAATTGGGGAATTCGTAAACAAAACCGCCCCAGAATACACTGAAAAGTTCTGCGAACTTCTGGAGGATAACTGTGAATCGGGAAAACCTTCATCTGTAAGATCAGCATACAGGGTGGATTAA
- a CDS encoding phosphoglycerate kinase — protein sequence MSLDFYTIDDFDLDDKTVLVRVDINSPVDPSSGLILDDTRIKLHAETIAELSKKGAKTVVLAHQSRPGKKDFTTLEQHADALSNILKHEVAYVDDIFGSHARNAIGKMKRGDILLLENVRFYSEEILKRDPKLQSETHMVQNLAPMADYFVNDAFAAAHRSQPSLVGFAFALPSAAGRIMERELKALYNAMNNVQKPCIYVLGGVKVDDSIMVMENVLENGSADYILTTGLVANIFLWGSGVNIRKYNKEFIEKKGYCDFVRKSKKLLKNFGDQIILPKDLAVCMGDKRVEFSVEDLPNQPIFDIGTETIKEYAGYIRRANTLFANGPAGVFEKDDFNIGTDDILNAIASSPGFSIIGGGHLAAAANQMGLSKGISHISSGGGASINLLAGEDLPVVTVLRDHAAKKI from the coding sequence ATGTCACTTGATTTTTACACCATAGATGATTTTGATCTCGACGATAAAACTGTGCTGGTTAGGGTGGACATTAACTCTCCAGTAGACCCTTCAAGCGGACTCATATTAGATGACACACGAATAAAACTGCATGCTGAAACAATTGCCGAATTGTCAAAAAAGGGTGCCAAGACAGTGGTACTGGCCCATCAAAGTAGGCCTGGTAAAAAGGATTTTACAACACTTGAACAGCACGCTGATGCCCTTTCAAACATACTCAAACATGAAGTGGCATACGTGGATGATATTTTTGGGAGTCATGCCAGGAATGCCATTGGAAAAATGAAACGTGGGGATATTTTACTCCTAGAAAATGTCAGGTTCTATTCTGAAGAGATACTCAAACGAGATCCAAAACTTCAATCAGAAACACACATGGTTCAGAATCTAGCACCAATGGCTGATTACTTTGTTAACGATGCATTTGCAGCTGCCCACAGATCTCAGCCTTCTCTGGTTGGATTTGCCTTTGCTTTACCTTCAGCTGCGGGTCGTATTATGGAAAGAGAACTTAAGGCTTTGTACAATGCCATGAACAACGTTCAAAAACCTTGTATTTACGTACTTGGGGGCGTTAAAGTTGATGATTCCATCATGGTAATGGAAAATGTGCTTGAGAATGGAAGTGCAGATTACATCCTTACAACTGGTTTGGTTGCTAACATATTCCTATGGGGATCTGGCGTCAATATTCGGAAGTACAACAAGGAATTTATCGAGAAAAAGGGGTACTGTGATTTTGTAAGAAAATCTAAAAAGCTTCTTAAAAACTTCGGTGACCAGATTATACTCCCAAAGGATTTGGCTGTTTGCATGGGAGATAAGAGGGTTGAATTTTCAGTGGAAGACCTTCCAAATCAACCAATATTTGACATAGGTACAGAAACTATAAAGGAATATGCAGGTTACATTAGAAGGGCAAACACACTGTTTGCAAATGGACCTGCAGGAGTTTTTGAAAAGGACGATTTCAACATAGGCACAGACGACATTTTAAATGCCATAGCATCTTCACCAGGATTTTCCATCATTGGTGGTGGACATCTTGCAGCTGCAGCTAATCAGATGGGCTTGTCCAAGGGAATTAGTCATATAAGTAGCGGGGGTGGAGCTTCAATAAATCTGCTGGCAGGCGAGGATCTTCCTGTTGTCACAGTGTTGAGGGATCATGCCGCTAAAAAAATTTGA
- the sucC gene encoding ADP-forming succinate--CoA ligase subunit beta has translation MKIHEYIAKEIFKAEGIPVPASQMVKNSEDAHKAALEINKPVAIKSQILVGGRGKAGGIQFATDPDEARDVSSKILGSTVKGELVEMVLVEEKLSIESEFYVSVVLDRSAKKPLIMASSSGGMEIEEVATETPEKIVKYYINSLDEFLPYQGREIAIKMGIPNELISKVGGIIWKLVQIFDKYDATIAEINPLVLTKEGIIAADAKLDIDDDALYRQKKLVELENIKSGEFAYVKLDGNIAVIGNGAGLTLSGMDMLKLYGGEPATFLDIGGGSSRENIAKALNIVISDPDVKTVFLNVLGGITRADDVARGVLDVMKESERKIPLVIRLTGTNEEEGQKILKDAGVSFETSMEAAAQKAVELCSTKN, from the coding sequence ATGAAGATTCATGAATACATTGCCAAGGAAATTTTTAAAGCAGAGGGAATACCTGTACCTGCAAGCCAGATGGTTAAAAATTCAGAAGATGCACACAAAGCTGCCCTTGAAATAAATAAACCCGTGGCCATCAAATCACAGATCCTGGTCGGTGGTAGAGGTAAGGCAGGAGGAATACAATTTGCAACAGATCCAGATGAAGCACGTGATGTTTCCTCGAAAATTTTAGGTTCAACTGTTAAGGGTGAGTTAGTTGAAATGGTTCTGGTGGAAGAAAAATTGTCCATTGAATCTGAATTCTACGTGAGTGTAGTTCTGGATAGATCAGCTAAAAAACCACTCATCATGGCCAGCAGTTCCGGTGGCATGGAAATAGAAGAAGTTGCCACGGAAACACCCGAAAAAATTGTTAAATATTATATAAATAGTTTAGACGAATTTTTACCTTATCAAGGAAGGGAAATTGCCATAAAAATGGGAATTCCTAATGAGCTCATTTCCAAGGTTGGTGGGATAATATGGAAACTGGTACAAATATTTGACAAGTACGATGCAACCATAGCAGAGATTAACCCATTGGTACTCACCAAGGAAGGAATTATAGCTGCAGATGCTAAGCTGGATATTGATGACGACGCCTTATACAGGCAAAAAAAACTGGTTGAACTTGAAAATATCAAATCTGGAGAATTTGCATACGTGAAACTGGATGGAAACATTGCAGTGATAGGTAACGGTGCAGGATTAACCCTGAGTGGAATGGATATGTTAAAACTTTATGGGGGCGAACCAGCCACATTTCTTGACATAGGTGGCGGATCATCCAGAGAAAACATAGCAAAAGCACTCAACATAGTAATATCGGATCCTGATGTTAAAACAGTATTTTTAAATGTTTTAGGTGGAATCACAAGGGCCGATGATGTTGCAAGGGGAGTCCTTGATGTTATGAAAGAATCTGAAAGAAAAATACCCCTGGTAATTCGTTTAACTGGAACCAACGAAGAGGAAGGTCAGAAAATTCTTAAAGATGCAGGAGTTTCCTTCGAGACATCCATGGAAGCAGCGGCACAAAAGGCTGTTGAACTCTGTAGCACAAAAAATTAA
- a CDS encoding DNA-directed RNA polymerase subunit H — protein MKKDILKHKLVPDHTILSDTEAKKVVKNLKVHPEQLPKIKADDPVAKAIEAKPGDILQITRKSHTAGKFVTYRLVLE, from the coding sequence GTGAAAAAAGATATTTTAAAACACAAATTGGTTCCAGATCATACTATTTTGTCCGATACAGAAGCTAAGAAAGTAGTGAAAAACTTGAAGGTTCATCCTGAACAGCTACCAAAGATAAAGGCAGACGATCCCGTTGCCAAAGCTATTGAAGCTAAGCCTGGAGATATTCTACAGATAACTAGAAAGAGCCATACTGCTGGAAAATTCGTTACGTATCGATTGGTACTTGAATAG